The Accipiter gentilis chromosome 4, bAccGen1.1, whole genome shotgun sequence region AATACTAGAAAGAAGACATTTGCTGAGGTCCAAACAGAACGATCAGAGCAAGCAGAACGGACTGTTTTAATTAAGTGCCCACCAAAACTTAACGAAAAAAAGTTATTGCAGTATTTATCTAGTCATGGAAATATTGAGAgtcatttcttttttgaaaaccGTGTAAGTAATTAACACTGTAAACTAAAATCTAGACTTAGACAAAAAGAAATACCAGCATTTGGTCAAGGCCTCATACATGCAAGTTAAGCAAATTATATATACTTAGTATATTAAATTAGTTTTTATCTTTGTTAATGTTTACAAGTTGCTGAGCAACAGATTTTTATTCATAAGTCAGTTAAGGAACACCTCTAAGGGATAGTTAGCAAACTGTTTTGCACTAAATCTTTGAAACTTTGACATAGCACTGTTTATTATTCTAACAATAGAGCTAACTCTTTTTTTATGTGTTTCTTGAGCATTACGGTTGTGAAGATAAATAGCTTTTAGAACTTTTATGTTGAGTGCTTACTGCCAAGAATAgcatatcttaaatatttttgacCTCTTGTGAAAAAGTGTCTGAAGAGTCTTGAGGTACAGAACCTAGCATTCAGCTTCAGGACTGTCATATTAAACTGTCTCAATACTCTCAGGAACATCTGAATAATAGCAGTACCATCAGTTCAAGGCTTGTATGCATTTATCTAACCCTGTCTATTTCCATTCTTAATGTTTTAGGGTATCCATGCTTTAATAGAATTTTCGGAAAAAAACAGTATAGCCTCATTGCAGGACGCTATTGGAATCCCAAGTGCTGCACAGCATCACGTTGTCCCATTTAAATCTAGACTTTTTACTTTCACGCTGAAAAACCCAGTGAGTCAAGCTGCTGAAGAGACACCAGTTCACCTCTCTCCTCAGTCTCACATTCCAGTGAAAGAGCTTACTGAAAAGCTTTGTCATGCAGACAGTGTAAGTAGAGGTTTCTAGATCTCTCTCAATTAAAAATGATCAATGTCCATTTCAGATTTGCAAGTGGTCATGTGCAACTTATAAAGCgatttatttctattaaaaaaaaaagtaacccctGTTAGAATTTTGTGTGAATTGTTCTCCTACATTGAAACAAATAGATGAAATTACTAATTTTAgttgtcaaaataattttttgtgtgtgaaataaACCtgtttgagataaaaaaaaaaatcttctaattGCAGTGATATTTAGTAGTTGAAAATACATATTAATAGATAGAAGGTGTGTCATTGCATTTTtacaatgtttattttcttaactaGATAAGCAGTCAGATGTACATTCTACTGAATGAGTATCAGCTTACAGAAGAAAATATCAAGCTCCGATTTCTGGCCTGTTCTCTGGTTCGGGATTTCACACGTGCGTATTTTCCAGACAGCACGGTAAAGCCATTTGGCTCTTCAGTCAACACCTTTGGCAAATTGGGATGTGATGTGGACATGTTTCTGGACTTCCATGATACACAAAAGCATGCTACAAAAATGGTAAGATTATGCTGTGCATCTTCAGTCTGTTGGATTTCTTCCAACAGGGCAGTTCATTTGCTGTTTCACACACAGGAATCAGTTTATTTATACCTAGGTTTTACATGAGTTCATACAATAGACTGTGAATGAGTTTATTTGAACATTTGTATTTGAAGACTTTTAAAAGCTTGATGTGACATGAAAGAGATCTTCCTTGCAATAGGAAGAAAATGATTTGGTGTTGACATAGACTTCATACTGTTAGGGTGAATTTCACTGTGAAAAAACCCCTTCATCCTCCGAAATTGATTCGGCAATGTCAGACCTTCCCATCCTActgttgtgttttcttctctCGAGCTGCTGGGCTTCATCCCTGCTGTTTTAAAGCTTGTTAGGGTCTTCCATGTTCTAAAGCATagtaattttgtgtgtgtgtgtgtgcatgtgcattttgGGAGGGTTGTCAGGTTCTTTTCCTTAGTTTCAAGAGCTGAAGGGAATTAATTAACTTACTCCTGAAAGGAACCTGTAGACATTTTGGGGACCAGGACGCAGGAGCAAAACAGGAACTGAGCCATATCAATAATGCAGATACTTTCAGTGTCAGACTTTCCATAAGATACTTCATAATTATTTGAATGCCTCATTGATAATACAATAGTAAGCACCAAGACAAGTGGTGATTACTAAGCAGGTGTAGAGGCTTGAAATTGAAATACACTCACTTGAATTTGCTGACCAAAGTACAGAATTTGCATCACTACCTCGAGAAGCTGGAGGGTTACAAGACTGCCAGTAAGCAGTATTTGCTCAACAGTATTGCCTTTTTCAATGCACTTATTAAATTTCATCTTAATCATGTCTTTACCCATACTATGAATCAGAAATCTACACTATTTAACCAAGTTCACATGTTTAGTGTTGGTATTTGGGCAGCTTCAAATTTTAGCTGTTATTTAGAGTAGGTTGTGTCCCCGTCCTTGTGCGTGTAGGCATTAAGAATGGGAAAGGACTAGACAAGGCTTTTTTGGAAGGATCTTAtctcttgctgctgttttttGGCTGTGGGCAGTGTAAATATCCTTTCAGATTAGAGAACAAAATATGAAAGAGAGACATGAGAATCAGGATAGGAAGAAGGGAGAGCTGGATCAGAAATGCCCTGTGGAGAAGTTGGGATTCTTCATGGATTCTGAATAGGTAATTAAGTAAGTGATTCTggctttttgaaaacttttctttttatttgtatggTGACAGATAGTTTGggaaaaaataactgttttccttaagaaaaaaaaaaggcaatgggcTTAAGCTTTTGAAGATTTGAAAATTCACTCAGCTTTTCCATACAATTTGTATATTGCCATATAcattacttttaaagaaatatccCTTCAAACATACATAGTTTTTAGTATTATTGCGGTGATCAAACACAAGGAAAGCAAATGTGTCTGCTGAAGGGTAGGATCATCGTGCATGTGTGGGAAGTGTTAAAATCTAGGAACCATTTATGTTTTAACAGTAAAGTTGCCTCTTAAATTTTGAGGGAAGAATCTTTCAAGTATAAAATGTCTATTTTCAAAGCATGTTTTGTAACTAGCTGTTTTCTTTAGTATTCATTCTCTGTAGAAATAGAAGTTCTGTTGTAAACTTTAGAGTTATTTGGCGATGGGTTTACTAGCAGTTGTAATTACTTGTGGATGGTTGACAGACTTACTACTATGGGGATGCTGCAGCAAAAGCCAGGAGGGATACTAGGTTAATGTGTGTCTTCAGGTTACATGATAGGTTAATAGGCTGCATGGCACATTTAAAACTCTGTGTGGTGTCGTGAGGCTTTTGTCTTGCTTGCAAGCACAGTCTTTACACACTAAAGATGATGATCTTGTTGGTTTTGTTGAAATTTTGGAGTGTTAAAACACAGGTGCATCTGCTACATCAATGTGAAAGCATGTACCAAAATAAGGTACCTTAGAGCATTGTCctgtaaagaaatgtaaaaatcatTATTGCAACTCTTGTGTCTTGATTCAAGCATAGTCAAAATGGGAGACTAAGGTGCCACCACGTAGAGACCTTTGTGCTTTGTaggtgtggtgggttaaccttggctgacctccagctgccttccctgttgttctctcactcccccctcctcagcaggaaagggagaaaataagatgaaaaagctcatgggtcgagataaagacagggagatcacttactgattaccatcacaggcaaaacagactcaacttggagaagattattttaatttattgccagattaggatagtgagaaataaaaaaaaaaaacaaaccaaaattaaaaccaCTTTCCCATCATGCCcgcttcttcccaggcttaacttcactcccaatGCTTCCACCTTCTTCCACCAAGCAGcagagagggatggggaatgggggttgtggtcagttcataatgcttcatctctgctgttccttcctcctcatgctgtttcactgctccagcatggggtctctgccacgggctgcagctcttccaagaactgctccagcatgggtccttcccatggggtacagtccttcaggaatggactgctccagtgtcggttccccatggggtcacaggtcctgccagaaaagctGCTCCTCTCCATGGCCTGCAGCTcccgccaggagcctgctcctgtgtGAGCCCTTCACAGTCTGCAGCTTTCTTCAGGGTATATCCACCGGCTCTGGTATggagtcctccatgggctgcagggtgggtatctgctccactgtggtcctccatgggctgcaggaggacaacaTGCAACACCATGGTCTTctagggaatctctgctctggtgcctggagcacctcctcctcttccttcttcactgaccttggtgtctgcagggttgtttctctcatatttttctcactctcccagctgctgcacagcattttttaccctttcttaagtatgttatcacagaggtgccaccagcgtcactgatgggctcagctttggccagtggctggtccgtcttggagctggctggaactgtcTCTGTCCAACATGAGGACACCTtgtggtgtcttctcacagaattCATCTGAAGGTCCGATCAACTATTAAGAGTGTCTGTTTTATCATTACAAAAAAGTCTTCATCCAGCTTTTGAGAGATCTTGACCTGCTGTCTGGTAAGGCACATTGTGATTTTTGTCGCAAACATAAAGGTCCAGACACTAAGCACACCTACATGTTGGCCGAGtccctgtctttttctttcctgttaccTACCTCAATGTTGATAGTTATAGGCTCCTTTCACTTTGAGCCAGCCCTGCTGTAGCATGCAGCTACACAGCCAAATGGGATTAGGGACCTCTGTTCTGGTATGTTCAAGCACACATGCTGCCTGGAGAACTGTTGGCAAGAGGAGAGCAGGAACAGTCACCTCATTGATTGCCAGAGCAACTCAGAATTTCAGCACCTAAAGTGAGTTTGTGTGAAAGGTTGCAAGGTCCATAAGTTCTGGATTGTTTCACCTGTCTGTGAGTGCAAATTTTCTTTGCACTAACCTGGTGATGACAAAAGTAACTTGCTCTGTGTCTCAGAGGACTGGTTAGGTCACTTCATAATGCTGTTTGTATAGTAtgcattgtattgggtttgcatggcaagtaCAGGGTGGCttgtgtgagaagctgctcgaagcttcccctatgcccgacagagccaatgccagccggctccaagatggacccgctgctggctaaggctgagcccatcagcgacagcggtagcacctctgggatcacatatttaagaagggagaaaaagttgctggggcacagtaactgcagccagagagaggagtgagaacatgcaagagaaacagccctgcagaccccagggtcagtgaagaaggagggggaggaggtgctccaagcACCGGGGCAGAGATTCTctagaagaccatggtgaggcaggctgtccccttgcagtccgcggaggtccacagtggagcagatctctacctgcagcccatggaggaccccacgccggagcaggtggatgcccgaagaggctgtgaccttgtgggaagcatgcactggagcaggctcctggcaggatcgtggacccatggagagaggagtccatgctggagcaggttttctggcaggacttgtgaccccacgggggacccacgctggagcagtgtgctcctgaaggactgcacgctgtggaagtgacccatggtggagcagttcatgaagaactgcagcctgtgggaagtacccatgttggagaagttcacggaggactgtctcctgtgtgagggaccccacgctggagcaggggaagagtgtgaggagtcctcgccctgaggaggaaggagaagcagagacaaggtgtgatgaactgaccgtaacccccattccccatccccctgcaccgctgggtgGGGGTAggcagagaatttgggagtgaaggtgtgcctgggaagaagggagaggtgggagaaggtgttttaagatttggttttatttctcattaccctactctggtttgattgacaataaattaagtttattttccccaagtcaggtctgttttgcccgtgacagtaattggttgagtgatctctccctgtccttaactTGACTCAcaagcgagtggctgtgtggtgcttagttgctggcaggggttaaaccacgacagcattcACCCATGACATGTTCCAAGGGGAGGGTAAGTCAGCATCAGGTATTGCATTAACAAGCAAAATTAGGTGAGGCTTAAAAATATAGAGAGACTGTAAAAAGAACAGAGATTTCATAGGTGTAAAGTTATTTTATTGAGGTATAAACTACAAATATGACAATTTAAAATACGAAGGCCTACAGGAAAATGCATGTCTGATGTGTCAAAATACatctccacattttttttttttatttgtcagaaAAAACATGTCTGATGTGAATTGATTATTTTAAGTCTTACGGAAACTTACCTTCATTTTGAAGGATTAAGTAATTTGCATGCtaaaatttttaagtttttttaaatgaaaaagacattttcctttacACTGCTACTTGATTCACTAATAACACATTGTTCTTTGAGGATTTGAAATGGAATTACTGGTGGTTTGAAATTAATGgtggtttggttgtgttttgccCCTCTTACTTTTCAATTTAGCTGTATGCTCCTCTTTTCAGTCAGACCATATATCCTCTCTCGGGAATTCCAGAATTACCTGTTGTAGTCAATAGTGAGATGTAGTATTATTACACGCTCATCTGAACAAGTAACTTTACAGTAAGTTGATCACTATTAACCTGGAAAAATTGAATCActggaaaagaagataaaagagaaaGCAATATGTTTTTACCTTTTTAAGTTCTGTGGGCTGCTTTGAATAATTCTTGTCTTTCAGTCTCTCATTGTACAGACTCCTTTGCAAATTGGTCTTTCAGAAGTATTCTTAAACGTATCTTTGGTTCCAGACctaacagtttattttcaaaattttgtgTTAGAAAAAAGGTCCCTTCGAAATGGAGTATCAGATGAAAAGATTACCATCTGAAAGATTAGCAACTCAGAAAATTCTTTCTGTGATTGGTGATTGCCTTGACAATTTTGGTCCTGGATGTGTGAGCGTACAGAAGATACTCAATGCTCGCTGCCCACTGGTGAAATTTTCCCATCAGCCAACAGGATTCCAGTGTGATCTCTCAGTGAGCAACAGGTGAGAGCTGGTTTTAAAAAGTTTAGGAAGCATACTAATGTACTTACGTTCTTGAAAACCTGTAATGAAAACTGTTGCTGTGTTTTTGACAAATGTGAGTGCAGGCTCTGAAAGTAAAAACGATATTTTTGACTTCTGGAGCTTTGGTTTTAATGTGCTTAACATCTCCTTCTCCAGCATAGGACATACTTGCTAGCTGAAACTGAAGACTTGAAAACCACTTTATACAATAAGGTTGGCTTACAAGGAATTGAAAGAAGGCAGCATTCAATGGTCATTACTTCCCTTCATGTATATGGATATATGCACAGCctttttttgattgcttttcaGATTAAGGAGCTCCATTGTGTTAGTTTTTAGTGATTGGGCTTCTAGTTATTTtggtgtcctttttttcttctttaagggcCTGCATACACCTGTTTGCTGGCAAGGTATCTTGAATGCTAAATTAACTCACTGCATCAGAAAACGGCAGTCTAAAGTGTTACTGTCATTTAGGACCTTTCACAGCAGTGCCCAATAGAGGGAGCAGGCTTCTTAGAAATACCTCTCTGCATCtaattttcctcttctggctTGCTCTCATTTGGTTGATAGTAAAGCATATAATTTGTTTTGCTGTCACgtattttattaagaaataccCACCTCAATCCAGTATACATCAGTAGCCCTGGCATAAGGGTACATAATTAAAAATGAGTTACTAACCCTTTTCATTGTTGTTAGAGAATAGTAAAATATGAGTGATTATCTTTCAGAATACTTTTGGTGTGACTTTTAGTGCAGATTTTGTGATTTGTCTACAAAAGATACAGTCAGATCCTAGACTGAATTTTCTGAATTACCcaaaattctgtttcagaataCGCAGGAGTTGTTAAGGCAGTACTGAACAAATGTCTTACATTAAAATTACTTTCGTATATGCAGCCACAGTGAAAGTCAGCATGCAGTTCTGTGCAAACCTCCTTGTAATTCTCTGCTGACAGTTTGGCTGGTTGGGACTGTGCGTGTTGTCTTGTTATCATTTGGAGTAATAACAGACCTCTGTGGACAGAAGGAAGCACTTCACAGTTGAAATTTTAGAAGCCCAGGTGTTACAAAACCTAGACATAGTAGATTTCCCCAAAATGCCATGGTGGATTTTTAGAGGAATTCAGTGAAAGATTGGGAGTAAACACTCCTGCAGCTGTAGTTCAACAAGCACTTTAAACTAAAACTGACCCCAAGGTAAATTTTGCTCTCACAccttgcttccatttttttttctgttttttattgcCTTTCCAATTGTACACTACATGAAAGTTTGTATGACCATAAGATGAAGCATATTAAAAACTGATCCAGCTGAACGCTTTTATCCTTCCAGAATAGTTGTTTTTTCACCAGGACCAAACATTAGTCATTTGAAAATTACCAAATTGGCTTGTTTTGCAGATTTCATTTTGTCTCTGGACTTCATGTATTTTTCAGTGCATTATTCTATTACTTTTCAGACTAAAAATTGTAAAAGAAGTTCTAgttgtattttattatatattaGGATAGAGATATTGTCTGATGTACCTCAAAGGCAACTGTGGATAACTGTGTAGGTTTTTCCACCTTGATTTTGCACAGTTTCACTCTTGAGTACTTGATGGTggttgattgggtttttttccccactgtgatGTGGAACAAGGAAACAGGAAACAGTGCAAATGCACTATTATTATTTACTCATAACTATGTCCTTCTTACTATGGAAAACTACAAGGTAGTTCATCCTGGACAATTTCAGGcattctcttctattttttttttaaatgcatgaattttttttttttttaatttttttttaaatggataccCTCTTCCCTTATAACTGACGTTCTAGGGATGAACAACGAACACTGCATCTGGTACTTCACAATTCTCTCATTATGTAcatgtcttttcatttttattcttcagtattGCTATAAGAAGTTCAGAACTCTTATATATCTATGGCTGTCTTGATTCCCGTGTAAGAGCGCTGGTGTTCAGTGTACGATGTTGGGC contains the following coding sequences:
- the MTPAP gene encoding poly(A) RNA polymerase, mitochondrial isoform X1, whose protein sequence is MAHRAGGRALSLLRGRLRLPGPAAAAGGCAARGQARLGSSGAAVQRAPQAAGAEEAGEDAEVNTRKKTFAEVQTERSEQAERTVLIKCPPKLNEKKLLQYLSSHGNIESHFFFENRGIHALIEFSEKNSIASLQDAIGIPSAAQHHVVPFKSRLFTFTLKNPVSQAAEETPVHLSPQSHIPVKELTEKLCHADSISSQMYILLNEYQLTEENIKLRFLACSLVRDFTRAYFPDSTVKPFGSSVNTFGKLGCDVDMFLDFHDTQKHATKMKKGPFEMEYQMKRLPSERLATQKILSVIGDCLDNFGPGCVSVQKILNARCPLVKFSHQPTGFQCDLSVSNSIAIRSSELLYIYGCLDSRVRALVFSVRCWARVHGLTNSVPGTWITNFSLTMMVMFFLQKRSPPIIPTLDQLKELADEKDKHIIGGYDCSFVSDLSKIKPTKNTETLDVLLGDFFEYFGNFDFRKNSINLRKGKEVNKPESTPLYIWNPFEQDLNISKNVNQPQLEKFVAMARESAWILQKEDKTQQMTNKEPWGLAALLVPFGKSSPSKMRNRVKGLGSETIRSLLDSLRLTNANSLQKTVGK
- the MTPAP gene encoding poly(A) RNA polymerase, mitochondrial isoform X2 translates to MEILRVISFLKTGIHALIEFSEKNSIASLQDAIGIPSAAQHHVVPFKSRLFTFTLKNPVSQAAEETPVHLSPQSHIPVKELTEKLCHADSISSQMYILLNEYQLTEENIKLRFLACSLVRDFTRAYFPDSTVKPFGSSVNTFGKLGCDVDMFLDFHDTQKHATKMKKGPFEMEYQMKRLPSERLATQKILSVIGDCLDNFGPGCVSVQKILNARCPLVKFSHQPTGFQCDLSVSNSIAIRSSELLYIYGCLDSRVRALVFSVRCWARVHGLTNSVPGTWITNFSLTMMVMFFLQKRSPPIIPTLDQLKELADEKDKHIIGGYDCSFVSDLSKIKPTKNTETLDVLLGDFFEYFGNFDFRKNSINLRKGKEVNKPESTPLYIWNPFEQDLNISKNVNQPQLEKFVAMARESAWILQKEDKTQQMTNKEPWGLAALLVPFGKSSPSKMRNRVKGLGSETIRSLLDSLRLTNANSLQKTVGK